Proteins from one Parasteatoda tepidariorum isolate YZ-2023 chromosome 4, CAS_Ptep_4.0, whole genome shotgun sequence genomic window:
- the LOC139425492 gene encoding uncharacterized protein: MFVSKFITMAKDYVMQDDMANMIKPEENKAESKTDTSKNLKFNENRSNNPAGEGASKPSLSSIRFETNVINTSDGTSINLLGNNLNPPELTFKKKSILNDNETEKTQYLDDKYLHSRCLISDADFICNSGTNESDLRSNKDNDLRLASATELFRSSTENFVSLPNLLSSSYSKSDSTGTYCKSISEFHSTPGVTEIDNVVSSYNSPLVPLTSEADSNNEFNIIPSVECEQEMVIKTPEDNVSDEIFSSTPIEDHRDYFSTEKARISTISEQPPNKYKNLNLKDMAYSVHENIPKETLIRKPAEDEQLKTPEKHEKKKIIFTQTETVPQTSIEHFDNNNSSIFIPKEISDHESKKVYDFVYKTFPTESPCRKFVEDTKLKAGENHRNKKSIFTQTDTMPQTESRRHNNNHIPISSSINNTFHTLETFVSKKASLFLENSYRKHMITEDMIYGELLVFGCNGSPPSHLVGKMQSKFILRKRLKSNGVKESFTYVTTKNTSRRRDNLTVSYSIPNGSSVVVEYIADKSTDMFQVGRSDDPPVDFKVLDVNTESRKGVSRFACRLVVQRNGSHEARVHAAAFDSSGDIFLGKDAFTVSREGKVDGFTTNGVYIMHPDSDQPIWREVSVCGNIYPLRSKQIASSKRPRILSENNILSDGTLIDLCGVTLLWRTPSGLRNTPTGQCLQKLQSLLQTMTPDCHLPSLEMIYSTPMKYPFVFLCCGHVMRLSAQFDDSLKGWSCPICRSIGPIARLEIGIESGFYFDQAFPSHCFRPCGHVTNLKTVQFWSRVKVPEHRNIEAGFCPFCGVKLNSINKYIQLLVPQ; encoded by the coding sequence ATGTTCGTGAGTAAATTTATAACCATGGCGAAAGACTACGTAATGCAGGATGATATGGCGAACATGATTAAACCAGAAGAAAATAAAGCGGAGTCAAAAACTGATacatcgaaaaatttaaaattcaacgaAAATCGATCCAATAATCCTGCAGGTGAAGGAGCTAGTAAACCTTCTTTATCTTCAATTCgttttgaaacaaatgtaataaatactTCAGATGGGAcatctattaatttattaggcAATAACTTAAATCCACCTGAAttgacttttaagaaaaaatctattCTGAATGACAATGAGACTGAAAAGACACAATACCTGGATGACAAGTACTTACACTCCAGATGTCTAATATCAGACGctgattttatttgtaattctgGAACAAATGAAAGTGATTTAAGGTCAAATAAAGACAATGATTTGAGATTAGCTTCAGCAACAGAATTATTTCGAAGCTCTACTGAAAATTTTGTGTCTCTTCCAAATTTATTAAGTTCTTCATATTCTAAATCTGATTCAACTGGCACTTACTGTAAATCAATCTCTGAATTTCATTCCACCCCGGGAGTAACGGAAATCGACAATGTTGTTTCGTCTTACAATTCACCGTTGGTACCCTTAACCTCAGAAGCTGattcaaataatgaatttaacatCATCCCAAGCGTGGAATGTGAGCAAGAAATGGTTATTAAAACTCCAGAAGATAATGTTTCAGATGAGATATTTAGTTCTACTCCCATAGAGGATCATAGAGATtatttttcgacagaaaaagcAAGAATTTCTACTATTAGTGAACAACCTCCAAACAAATATaagaatcttaatttaaaagatatggCCTATTCTGTTCATGAAAATATACCGAAAGAAACTTTGATCAGAAAACCTGCTGAAGATGAACAACTAAAGACACCGGAAAagcatgaaaagaaaaaaattatatttactcaaACAGAAACGGTACCTCAAACCTCAATTGAACACTTTGATAACAATAATAGTTCAATATTTATTCCAAAAGAGATAAGTGATCACGAATCAAAAAAGGTGTATGATTTTGTCTATAAAACATTTCCAACAGAATCTCCTTGTAGAAAGTTCGTTGAAGACACAAAACTAAAGGCGGGTGAAAATCACAGGaataaaaaatctatctttACTCAAACGGACACAATGCCCCAGACTGAATCTAGAAGACACAACAACAATCATATTCCAATATCCAGctcaataaataatacatttcataCTTTAGAAACTTTTGTTAGCAAAAAAGCATCGCTCTTTCTAGAAAATTCTTACAGGAAGCACATGATAACAGAGGACATGATATACGGAGAACTGTTGGTGTTTGGTTGCAATGGATCTCCTCCAAGTCATTTGGTTGGCAAAATGCAGAGCAAGTTCATTTTGCGCAAACGACTCAAATCAAACGGAGTAAAAGAATCTTTTACGTACGTTACAACGAAAAATACATCTCGCCGAAGAGATAACTTAACAGTGTCTTACAGCATACCCAATGGTAGTTCTGTTGTTGTGGAGTACATAGCCGACAAGAGCACTGACATGTTCCAAGTTGGTCGTTCTGATGATCCTCCAGTGGATTTCAAAGTCTTGGACGTTAATACAGAATCTAGAAAAGGCGTTTCGCGATTTGCTTGTCGTCTTGTAGTTCAGAGGAATGGCAGTCATGAAGCTAGGGTGCATGCTGCTGCATTTGATTCGAGTGGGGATATATTTCTCGGTAAAGATGCATTCACAGTTTCAAGGGAGGGGAAGGTGGATGGTTTTACAACTAATGGCGTTTATATAATGCATCCTGATTCAGACCAACCGATATGGCGAGAAGTATCTGTTTGTGGAAATATTTACCCACTGCGATCTAAGCAGATCGCGTCTTCTAAAAGACCTCGCATTCTTTcggaaaacaatattttaagtgatgGCACTTTGATAGATCTATGTGGAGTGACTCTTCTCTGGAGGACACCTTCTGGTCTGAGAAATACTCCAACTGGCCAATGCCTCCAGAAATTGCAGTCATTGCTGCAAACTATGACCCCAGACTGCCATCTGCCTTCACTTGAAATGATTTACAGCACCCCTATGAAATATCCGTTTGTGTTTTTGTGTTGCGGTCACGTGATGAGACTGAGTGCGCAGTTTGATGACAGTTTAAAGGGATGGAGTTGTCCGATATGCCGATCTATCGGTCCGATAGCTAGACTTGAAATCGGCATAGAGTCAggattttattttgatcaagCCTTTCCTTCTCATTGCTTCAGACCATGCGGCCATGTCACTAATTTGAAAACAGTTCAGTTCTGGTCACGTGTCAAGGTTCCTGAACATAGAAACATAGAAGCTGGATTTTGCCCTTTTTGTGGTGTAAAGCTTAATTCCATCAATAAGTATATTCAGCTTTTAGTGccacaataa